From Clostridiales bacterium, one genomic window encodes:
- a CDS encoding Lrp/AsnC family transcriptional regulator, which yields MTKLEREILKILTDDARHTPKEIAVMLGVEEQKVKDTIKELETKGIIVKYTAIINEEKMGKDLVEAFIEVKVSPQHNRGFDAIAEEIYQFEEVKSLYLVSGAYDLAVIVEGKTLKEVAMFVSQKLSTLERVISTATHFILKKYKDGGVLLNGHLNKRLPVYV from the coding sequence ATGACCAAGTTAGAACGAGAAATTTTAAAAATTCTTACGGACGACGCAAGACATACGCCCAAAGAAATAGCCGTCATGCTGGGCGTGGAAGAACAAAAGGTAAAAGACACCATAAAAGAGCTTGAGACAAAGGGCATTATAGTGAAATATACCGCTATTATTAATGAGGAAAAAATGGGCAAAGACTTGGTTGAAGCGTTTATAGAAGTCAAAGTCAGCCCCCAGCACAATCGCGGCTTTGACGCCATTGCCGAGGAAATTTATCAATTTGAAGAAGTCAAAAGCTTGTATCTTGTGAGCGGGGCTTATGACTTGGCCGTTATAGTAGAAGGCAAAACCTTAAAAGAAGTAGCCATGTTTGTATCCCAAAAACTATCCACTTTGGAAAGAGTCATAAGCACGGCCACGCATTTTATCCTCAAAAAATACAAAGACGGCGGCGTGCTTTTGAACGGACACTTAAACAAGAGGCTGCCTGTCTATGTTTGA